The following proteins are co-located in the Macadamia integrifolia cultivar HAES 741 chromosome 3, SCU_Mint_v3, whole genome shotgun sequence genome:
- the LOC122072931 gene encoding transcription factor MYB117-like: MEAINNTPSSSSASSSSSSSDSTSSGSSKQPATRETTKKSERIKGSWSSEEDKILTRLVQRHGARNWSLISRYIPGRSGKSCRLRWCNQLSPNVEHRPFSPAEDKTIAAAQAKYGNRWATIARLLPGRTDNAVKNHWNSTLRRKPREVVSVAEGDNRDINGSGTMTTRGYGCLSTPAEPVPELQTALTLAPPGIGFPVPERQIPMEISPAGFWDMMRDVIAREVRNYVTASLSDTATAGPGLSLEGLTTD; this comes from the coding sequence atggaAGCTATCAACAAcactccttcttcttcttctgcgtCTTCCTCTTCATCGTCTTCGGATTCTACTTCTTCTGGGTCGTCAAAACAGCCGGCAACGAGAGAGACGACGAAGAAATCGGAGAGGATCAAAGGGTCATGGAGCAGTGAGGAAGACAAGATCCTAACCAGACTCGTCCAACGACACGGCGCTCGAAACTGGTCTTTGATAAGCCGATATATACCGGGTCGATCCGGAAAATCGTGCCGGCTCCGTTGGTGTAACCAGCTTAGCCCCAATGTTGAGCACCGTCCCTTCTCTCCAGCAGAGGACAAGACTATCGCAGCCGCCCAAGCCAAGTACGGCAATAGGTGGGCCACCATTGCTAGGCTGCTCCCCGGTCGGACCGATAATGCCGTGAAGAACCATTGGAACTCGACGCTTAGAAGGAAGCCGAGAGAAGTAGTATCGGTGGCGGAGGGAGATAACCGAGATATTAATGGAAGTGGGACGATGACAACTCGGGGGTATGGATGTTTGTCGACCCCGGCCGAGCCTGTGCCGGAGTTGCAGACCGCTTTGACACTGGCACCACCGGGGATAGGTTTTCCGGTGCCGGAGAGGCAGATCCCGATGGAGATCTCGCCGGCGGGATTTTGGGATATGATGAGGGATGTGATTGCTAGAGAGGTTAGGAATTATGTGACGGCGTCTTTATCTGATACAGCCACAGCTGGGCCTGGCCTATCCCTGGAAGGGCTTACGACGGATTAG